The DNA window GCCTACGTAGAGGCCTACCAGCTGACGCGCAAGCCGATCTACAAGCGCACGGCCCAAGAAATCGTCGAATACGTGCGCCGAGACCTGCAGCATCCCGAAGGGCCTTTCTACAGTGCCGAGGATGCCGACAGCGAAGGCGAAGAGGGCAAGTTCTACGTCTGGTCGGAAAAAGAGATCCGTTCGGTGCTGGGCAAGAAGGCCGATCCGTTCATTCGCGCATACGACATCCTGCCCGAAGGCAACTTCCTGGATGAAGCCACCCACCGCCGTACCGGCGCCAACGTGCTGCACCTGCAGCGCCCCCTGGATATTCTGGCGAAAGAACTGGGCATGAGCGAATTGGAGTTGGAAACCACCCTGGCGGACCAGCGCCGGCTGCTTTTCCATGTGCGCGAGCGGCGCGTACGGCCGCTACGCGACGACAAGGTGCTGACGGATTGGAACGGGCTGATGATCGCCGCCCTGTCCATGGCGGCCAAGGCCCTGGATGAGGAGCTGTTCGTGCGAGCGGCGACCGCTGCCGCGGATTTCATCCTTTCGCGTATGCGCAAGGATGGCCGGCTTCTGCACCGTTTCCGCGACGGCGAGGTGGCCATAGAGGCGACGCTCACGGACTATGCCTTTCTGATATGGGGGCTTGTGGAACTGTACGAAGCCGGCCTGGATTCCCGTCACCTGGAGGCTGCGCTTGATCTGACCGAGATCATGAACAAGCAGTTCTGGGACCCGAAGGACGGTGGCTACTATTTCACCGCAGAATCGGCCGAGCAGTTGCTGGTGCGCCAAAAGGACCTGTTCGACGGCGCCATTCCCTCGGGAAATTCCGTGGCCATGCACGTGCTGCTCAAGCTTTCTCGGCTGACCGGGCGGCCGAACCTGGCCAATCGCGCGGCGGCCGTGGCTCGCTCGGCGGCACGGCAGGCGACCGAGCACCCCGTGGGTTTTACCCAGCTCCTGTGCGGCGTGGATTTCTCCATCGGCCCATCGGCCGAGGTGGTCATTGTCGGTAAGCGTAACGCGCCTGAGACGCGAGCCATGCTTCGCAAGCTGCACGCTTCGTATATCCCCAACAAGGTGCTCCTGTTGCGTGAAGAGGGTGACGAGCGCATGCCTGCCTTGGCCCCGTTCACGGCGGAGTTGGTCATGCAGGACGGCAAGGCCACGGCCTATGTGTGTCGTGGATTCTCCTGCGAGCTTCCAGTCACCGAACCGCAGGCCATGATGGAATTACTTGAATACTGAGCGCGATCCTGCGCCCAAGATAAAATCGCCCGCCCGGCAGCCTGCCTGGCGGGCGATTTTTTTATCGTAAGGGGTTGTCCGGATGATGGCGGAGGGCTTCAGCGACAGATTGACCGATACTGGCAAAGAAACTCGTGGAGGTTTTTGCAAACCTCGCAGAAACGTTCGAGCTTGTCCTCCACCTCGGGCGGCATGACGCAATCTGATTGCAGCAGATGTCGAAAATCCTCCTCCGATGCGCTTTCAGCCCACTCAAGCACTTCGTAGGAGACATCCTTTATGCACAGAAATGTGGATACGAATTCAAGTTTGTCCATTGCCGCCTCCATGCGGACAGTGCAGCATCGCTCGATTTGGCCAATTGTGGCTGAGTGCATGTTTCAGCGTCAAAAAATATGTTCTATTGGGTTGGAGACAAGGCTAGGCTGATACAGCATGGGTGATTTGCTGTAAATGATTAAATAGAATTTGCGTAATGCTTGAAAGAAAAAAGCGGCAGGACCTATCTGTGTTTGGTCCTGCCGCCTATCACTGCAGTTTAGAGCATTTTGCTTTTGAAAATGCTCTGCAAGCCATGCGTCGGCATGGCTTGCCGCTAGCTTCGGCGCAGGCGCAATTCACTTGCGCCGTCAACGCCGGAGCGGGCGTCTTAAAAGCAATCTGCTCTAGGATTTCCAGCCCAATGGCTTTTGCATCTCCGCCTGTTCCGGCGGAACATGGCTCGTCTTGTGCTCAATTACGCGCACGGTGCTCGCCTGCAGCCCCTCGTCTCCCTCAGTGGCTTCATAAGCAACTCCGGTGCCTATTTCCAACGTGTCGAAGTTCGCGTTGAGCAGGCTGTTGCGGTGGAAGTAGATGTCCTGCCCGTCAACGGTACGAATGAAGCCGTAATCCTGATCGGTAAAAAGCCTGTGCACAAAGGCGTTGGTCTGCTGTTCGGGGTGGAGTTTGGTCTTTCCCTTCTGCTGCGTGGCAAGCTCGCGCACTTGGCGATTCGCCGCATCGAAGGCTTCGCGTATCAGTGGGGGCAGATCCTCATGGAGTTTGGCCACTACGCCCTTGCGGTCCGCCGTGAGCGTATGCCCCGGCGGCACGAGCATGTTGATATGCACGCGGTAGATGTTTCCGGTTCGCTGCTGTTTCTGGTCCAATGCCACGACAACCCTGCAGCTGATCAGGTGCGGGCAGGCCTTCTCAAGCTTGGCGGCCTTCCTGCGGATCAGGTCATCGATGAAGTCGTTTTTGTCCACTTCGCGGTAGGTTACTTCCAGGGGCACTTGCATCCTGTCTCTCCTCGCGTTGCGGTTGCCCAAGGCGTGAGGCTGGAAACGGCTTTTGCCTCATTCTCCTTGTAGAGAATACCGCGCTGGTGCGTCAAGCCGGACAGCAGCGAAGCGAATGGGTAGGCTGATGACTGAATGGTCAGTCAAACATGAGGACCGATTAGGTCATCGCATTGACATGTTCATATGGTATTTGGAAATAAATATAGCAAATAATAAGAATAAATACTTGGCTGAAATTGCAGTATTCGGGGCCTGGACATGTTTTCGTAAGTTGATATAAGCGTGCCTGTAGCCAAAGTTAGTAATGTATTCAGTAGATCTGAATACATATTCAAGATGGTTCGTTCCGCAAGAGGCATACGCTTATGGAATGTCCTTGCATATGCTGTTCGCCATATCGATAGAAAGATGCACAGAGGGTAAGGCAGACAAGGCTGGCAGGGTCATGGGCACCAATCTGGCTCGCACAAGGCAAGCTTTTCGGAGGTGGAGGCAATGTTCAAGGATATGCGTTTAGGCCTGAAGATTGGCGGAGGTTTCGGGATCATCCTTCTGCTGGCGCTGGCCGTCGGTCTCGTGGGCTGGCGGGGGCTTACATATGTGGCCGACAGGGCCGGCAAGGCCAACGACATGAACCTTGTCGTCAGCAACACATATGCCATGCGCATGGATGTTCTGTACTATATGAATGAGCATTCGGATGAGCGCGTGGCTTCGTTCGAGAAGAATATTGCCGCGGTGCGCAGCGTGGCCTTGGCTTCCAGGGAAAAATACACCCAGGCCGCTAACCAGGCGCGCATTGACCAGATCCTGGCCTCCATCGGAGCTTACGAAACGGCTTTCTTTAAGTATGTCGCGGCGCAGAAGACCAAGGAACAGAATCTGGCGGGCATGCTTAAAATGGCGGCGGAACTGGAAGGCGCTGTTGTGGATCTTGGAGCAACTCTGTCGCAACAGGCGCACGGCAAGGCCCAGGTCGATAACGGCACGGTCAACGCCTTGAGCGCTGCCTCGGAAATCCATATCGCATTCTTGAACAGTCGGGGCCTGGCCAAGGACTATATCGCCAATGAACGGCAGGCTGATGCCGCCGCATGCCAGGATACTATCCTGGCTCTGATCGACAAGGCCGATCGGTTGTCTGCTCAGCTCCAGGGAGGGCAGCAGGCTGCTTTGCGCAAGGTGCTCGCAGCGGCCCGCAACTACAGGGACGGCCTGGTGGCCTATGCGGCTGCGGTCGACGCTCAGACAGGCGAGTTCAATGCAATGGTCGCGGCCGCCCGCAAAGCCATCGGGGATTGCGAATCCTTCAGGGTGGAACAGGAAGAGCGCATGGCAGCCGAGATCGTCTCCTCGCGCACCATGCTCATGGCGGGCGTGATTGCCGCCCTGCTGCTTGGCGTGGCCTTCGCCGTGTTTATCACCCGTATCATCACGCTGGCCCTGAACAAGGGTGTGAACTTCGCCGCCGAGGTTGCCCAAGGCAGGTTGGACACCAATCTGGCCATCGAGCAGCGCGACGAAATCGGCAAGCTGGCCGACTCATTGCGCGGCATGGTCGGCAAGCTGCGCGAAGTGGTCGGCGAGGTTGTCGCCGCCAGCGAAAATGTTGCAGGCGGCAGCGAGGAGCTGGCGACCTCGGCTGAAATGATTTCTCAGGGCGCCACGGAGCAGGCCGCGAGCATCGAGGAAATATCCGCAGGCACGGAGGAGATATCCTCCAGCATCGAGGAGATATCCGCCAGCATTGAGGAGGTCTCCGCCAGCATGGAGCAGATGTCCGCCAACATCCGCCAGAACACCGAGAACGCCCGCGTGACCGAGCAGACGGCCGTCAAGTCGGCCGAAAACGCGCGCAAGGGCGGCCAGGCCGTGGCCGAGACGGTGCGGGCCATGAAGGACATCGCCCAGAAGATATCCATTATTGAGGAGATCGCCCGCCAGACGAATCTGCTGGCCCTCAACGCGGCGATTGAAGCCGCACGGGCCGGAGAGCATGGCAAAGGCTTCGCCGTGGTGGCCGCGGAAGTGCGCAAGCTGGCCGAACGGAGCGGAACGGCCGCGGCGGAGATTCGCGACCTGTCGGGTGGCAGCGTGGCCGTGGCCGAGGATGCCGGCCGCATGCTGGAGCTGATGGTTCCGGACATTCAGCGCACGGCAGAGCTGGTGCAGGAAATATCCGCAGCCAGCCGGGAGCAGGATGCCGGCGCCGAACAGGTCAACACGGCCGTCCAGCAACTGGACAAGACCATCCAGCAGCTCAACGGGGCCATCCAGCAGCTCAGTGGAGCCATCCAGCAGCTCGACACGGTCATCCAGCAAAATGCCTCGGCCGCCGAGGAAATGGCCTCCACATCCGAGGAACTCTCCAGCCAGGCAGAGCAGCTCCAGTCCACCATCAGCTTCTTCAGCCTGGGCGGCAACGGCGCGGGTATTGGCAGCGGCATTGTGCGCAAGTCTAATCAAATCAAGGTCCAGGCCGCGATGGCCTCGCCCCAGAAAGGCGGCAACGGCAAGTCCGCGCCGCGCCCGCTGGAAAAGGCCAAAGCAGCCAAGCCGAACGGTGTCCTGGTGCGCCTGAACGAGGATAAGGATGAGGAATTCGAGCGCTTCTAGCAGCCTGCGCAAATAGGATAGCATAATGAAGGGCCTCTGGAGTAATTCTCCAGAGGCCCTTCATTCATAATACTAACAGATGAAGAACAGAGAAAAGCGGGTGAAGCCTACGCAGGTACGCGTTCCGCGCGCAGCGCTTCCATGAGCGCCTCGTCCACTGAAGGGTGCGGGAACACGGTGCGTTCAACTTCCCTGGCTGTCCAGCCTTCGCGAACCATGACCGCGGCCAGGGTGACCAGGTGGGAAACGCCGTGGCCCACGCCGCAAGCGCCCACGACAGTATCTCCGGACCAGACGATCTTGACGAATCCACTGGTGGCCCCATGGGCCTGGGCAATGGGGTTGGCCACGAGTTGGAAGCGGGAGATCAGGGCCTCCTTGCCTTCGGCCTTGAGCTCGTGGGCCATGCGGCCCGCGCGCATGGTTTCGGGCGAGCCGTAAATGCACGAGGGCACCACGCCGGGATCAAAGGGCTTGCGGGTCCGGCCGGCGGCCAGGCGCGCCACGTAGCGTCCCTGGGTCTCGGCAGCGTGGGCCAGCATGAAGCGGCCGTTCACGTCGCCGACGGCGAAGACCGTGGGCGCGGCGCGCAGGAATGTATCGGTCGCCACGAAGCCTTGCGCTGTGGTGCGACAGCCGGCTGTCTCCAGACCAAGCCCATCACTCACGGGCTTACGGCCCACGGCCACCAGGGCCTTCTCGGCGCTGATGAGATCGCCGCTGCCCAGGGTCACTTCGGCCCGATCCTCCTTGGCGCTCAGGCCGCGCACTTTCGTGCCGGTCAGAATGTTCCAGCCCTTGCGCCGGAAGATCTTGCCAAGCTCGACGCTGACTTCCGGGTCTTCCTGGGGCGCAAGCCGCTCGGCCGCGTCGATGACCGTTATGGACGTGCCCAGGCGGTGGAAGACTTGGCCAAGCTCCAGGCCGATGTAGCCGCCGCCGATGATCATGAGCGAGCGGGGCGGCCTGCCCTGATCCAGTAGATGATCCGAATTGAGGATAGTCTTGCCGTCGGGCTCCAGGCCAGGCACGGCCAGAGGCTGACCGCCCGTGGCCAGCACGGCGTGACGGAACTCAACGCGCTGCTCGCCGTCGGCTTGGACCAGCGCTACGTTCGGGCCGGTAAGCCGGGCCTCGCCCATGAGCAAGGTCACGCCCAGTTGCTGGAGCTTGACCATCATGCCCTTGCGTGTGGCCGAGAGGATCTTGCTCTTGCGCGTCTGCAGCGCGCCAAAGTCCACCTTGACCTCGCCCGTGGCAAGCTTGAGCCGGGCCTGGGCGTCCAGTTCGTCGACAGCGGCCGTGGCGCCCAAGAAGAGCTTGGTGGGAATGCAGCCCACGTTGAGGCAGGTCCCGCCCAACACGTTCTTCTCGGCCAGCACGACCTTGAGGCCGAGCCCGACGGCTTCAAGGGCCGCGGCATACCCGCCCGGCCCCGAACCAATGATGAACAGGTCACATATCATCGGTCAGCACCATGCCTCTGGCGGCCAGGGTTTCGTCCAGGCGCGTCACGGGCAAGGTTGTGGGAGCGGCCTGCACCGATGCCGGGTCGGACTCGGCGCGGGTCAGTATCTCGATGAGATCATCCACGAAGCGGTCCAGGGTTTCCTTGGACTCGGTCTCCGTGGGCTCGACCATGATGCATTCCTTGACGATGAGCGGGAAGTAGATGGTCGGCGCGTGAGTGCCCTTGTCCAGCAGGGCCTTGGCGATATCAAGGGCGCGCACGCCCTTCGCGGCCTGCTGCACGGCCGAAGCCACGAACTCGTGCATGCACGTGCGGTTGTAGGGGATCTCCAGGTAGTCTTCCAGCCGCTTGCGCAGGTAATTAGCCGACAGCACGGCGTTCTCGGACACGCGGATGAGTCCTTCGCGGCCCAGGCGCAGCATGTAGGCGTAGGCTTTCAGCACTACGCCGAAGTTGCCGTAGAAAGGGGCCACGTAACCGATGGACTTGGGATAGTCATAGTCCAGGAAGTACTGGCCGTCCTCCAGCTTCACCACGCGCGAGATGGGCAGATAGTCCAGGAGGCGCTGGGACACGCCCACAGGGCCGGAGCCGGGGCCGCCGCCGCCGTGCGGAGTGCCGAAGGTCTTGTGCAGGTTGAGGTGCACCACGTCGAAGCCCGCGTCGCCCACGCGCATCTTGCCCATGATGGCGTTGAGGTTCGCGCCGTCGTAGTAGAGCAGGGCGTCCACTTCCTTGAGCGCGGCCACGATCTCGGGCAGGTGCCGCTCGAACAGGCCCAAGGTGTTGGGACAGGTCATCATGAGCGCGGCAACCTCATCGTCCAGGGCGGCGCGCAGCACCGCCGGGTCCACGATGCCGTCCTTGGACTCGATGGTCACCACCTCGTAGCCGGCGAGGGCCGCCGAGGCCGGGTTGGTGCCGTGGGCCGAGTCGGGGCAGATGATCTTGGTCTTCTTGTTGCCCTTGTCGCGGTGATAGGCCGCGATGAGCATGACGCCGGTCAACTCGCCGTGAGCGCCCGCCATGGGATGCAGGGTGAAGCCGGCCATGCCGGTGATCTCGCACAGCAACCGCTCGGATTCGTGCATGACTTCCAGGGCGCCCTGGCAGAAGCGTCCCGCGCCCTTGAGCTGCGGCAGCACCGGGTGCAGCCCGGCGAAACCCGGCAGGGCGGCCACGTACTCCGTGAACTTGGGGTTGTACTTCATGGTGCAGGAGCCAAGAGGGTAGAAGTTGGAATCCACCCCAAAGTTCTTGCGCGACAGCTCCGTGAAGTGACGCACGGTGTCCAGCTCGCTCAGGTCGGGCAGGCCCGTGGTCCCGGCCCCTCCACGCAGCAGGGCCGGATCGATATAGGCGCTCACGTCCTGGGCCGGCTGCTCGGGCCACACTCCTTCGCGGCCGGGCCGGGATTTGGCGAACACGGTCTTCATAGGATGCCTCCCAACAGCTCGGCCATGACGCCGATCTCCTCGCGCGTGCGGCGCTCGGTGACGGCCACCAGCAGCACGTCGTCCATTCCTTGGTAGTAGCGACCCAGTGGGAATCCGGGCACGAAGCCCTTGGCGCTGAGCTTGTCGATGGCCTCCAGGGCGCTCATGGGCAGCCTTATGGCGAACTCGTTGCCGAAGGAGCCCTTGTTGAGCAGCGTCACGCCGGGCAGCTCCGTGAGACGCTTGGCCGCGTAATGCGCACGCTCCACGCACAGGGCAGCCGTGCGCCGCAAGCCTTCGTCGCCCAGCAGGCACATGTGCACCAGGGCGCGCATGGCGCACAGAGCCTGGTTGGAGCAGATGTTCGAGGTGGCCTTCTGGCGGCGGATGTGCTGCTCGCGGGCCTGCAGGGTCAGCACGTAGCCCGTGCGGCCCTTGGTGTCCTTGGTGCGGCCCACGATGCGGCCGGGCATCTGACGCACCATGTCTTTGGTGCAGGTCATGATGCCCAGGTAGGGGCCGCCGAAGCTCATGGGCATGCCCAGGCTCTGGCCCTCGGCCACGGCGACGTCCGCGCCCATGGCCCCGGGCGTCTTGAGGATGGCCTGCATGACCGGGTAGGCCGACACTATGGACAGGGCTTTTTTGGACTTGGCGTGGGCGAACAAGTCCGTGCAGTCCTCGATGGAGCCGAAGAAGTTCGGGTTCTGCACGATGACCGCGGCGGTCTTTTCATCCACGGCGGCCTTGAGGGCCTCGATGTCCGTCTCGGCTCCCCGACCCGGCACGTTCACGAACTCCAGGTTCAGGTTGCACGTGTACGAGGCGAGCATGGTGCGGTAGATGGGGTTGACCGTGCCCGAGACCACTACCCGCGTGCGCTTGGTGGCGCGCACGGCCATCATGATGGCCTCGAACAGGGCCGTGCCGCCGTCGTACACGCTGGCGTTGGCGCAATCCATGCCCAGAAGCCTGGTCACGGCGGTCTGGTACTCGAAGATGGCCTGCAGTGTG is part of the Desulfocurvibacter africanus subsp. africanus DSM 2603 genome and encodes:
- a CDS encoding thioredoxin domain-containing protein; the protein is MAKHTNRLVGEKSPYLLQHAHNPVDWHPWGEEAFRTATEQDKPVFLSIGYSTCHWCHVMERESFEDDEVAKLLNEAFVCIKVDREERPDIDNVYMTVCQMMTGHGGWPLTVLMTPDKKPFFSGTYFPKSSLAGRMGLMELVPKVQDLWRTRREDLVQSADKVTEALRGLERPAVGGELGDSVLFKAERQLSERFDEAFGGFGGAPKFPTPHNLLLLLRMFRRTGNARNLAMVEKTLTAMRRGGIYDHLGYGFHRYSTDQRWLLPHFEKMLYDQAQLLMAYVEAYQLTRKPIYKRTAQEIVEYVRRDLQHPEGPFYSAEDADSEGEEGKFYVWSEKEIRSVLGKKADPFIRAYDILPEGNFLDEATHRRTGANVLHLQRPLDILAKELGMSELELETTLADQRRLLFHVRERRVRPLRDDKVLTDWNGLMIAALSMAAKALDEELFVRAATAAADFILSRMRKDGRLLHRFRDGEVAIEATLTDYAFLIWGLVELYEAGLDSRHLEAALDLTEIMNKQFWDPKDGGYYFTAESAEQLLVRQKDLFDGAIPSGNSVAMHVLLKLSRLTGRPNLANRAAAVARSAARQATEHPVGFTQLLCGVDFSIGPSAEVVIVGKRNAPETRAMLRKLHASYIPNKVLLLREEGDERMPALAPFTAELVMQDGKATAYVCRGFSCELPVTEPQAMMELLEY
- a CDS encoding HPF/RaiA family ribosome-associated protein, producing the protein MQVPLEVTYREVDKNDFIDDLIRRKAAKLEKACPHLISCRVVVALDQKQQRTGNIYRVHINMLVPPGHTLTADRKGVVAKLHEDLPPLIREAFDAANRQVRELATQQKGKTKLHPEQQTNAFVHRLFTDQDYGFIRTVDGQDIYFHRNSLLNANFDTLEIGTGVAYEATEGDEGLQASTVRVIEHKTSHVPPEQAEMQKPLGWKS
- a CDS encoding methyl-accepting chemotaxis protein, with translation MFKDMRLGLKIGGGFGIILLLALAVGLVGWRGLTYVADRAGKANDMNLVVSNTYAMRMDVLYYMNEHSDERVASFEKNIAAVRSVALASREKYTQAANQARIDQILASIGAYETAFFKYVAAQKTKEQNLAGMLKMAAELEGAVVDLGATLSQQAHGKAQVDNGTVNALSAASEIHIAFLNSRGLAKDYIANERQADAAACQDTILALIDKADRLSAQLQGGQQAALRKVLAAARNYRDGLVAYAAAVDAQTGEFNAMVAAARKAIGDCESFRVEQEERMAAEIVSSRTMLMAGVIAALLLGVAFAVFITRIITLALNKGVNFAAEVAQGRLDTNLAIEQRDEIGKLADSLRGMVGKLREVVGEVVAASENVAGGSEELATSAEMISQGATEQAASIEEISAGTEEISSSIEEISASIEEVSASMEQMSANIRQNTENARVTEQTAVKSAENARKGGQAVAETVRAMKDIAQKISIIEEIARQTNLLALNAAIEAARAGEHGKGFAVVAAEVRKLAERSGTAAAEIRDLSGGSVAVAEDAGRMLELMVPDIQRTAELVQEISAASREQDAGAEQVNTAVQQLDKTIQQLNGAIQQLSGAIQQLDTVIQQNASAAEEMASTSEELSSQAEQLQSTISFFSLGGNGAGIGSGIVRKSNQIKVQAAMASPQKGGNGKSAPRPLEKAKAAKPNGVLVRLNEDKDEEFERF
- a CDS encoding dihydrolipoyl dehydrogenase family protein, which produces MICDLFIIGSGPGGYAAALEAVGLGLKVVLAEKNVLGGTCLNVGCIPTKLFLGATAAVDELDAQARLKLATGEVKVDFGALQTRKSKILSATRKGMMVKLQQLGVTLLMGEARLTGPNVALVQADGEQRVEFRHAVLATGGQPLAVPGLEPDGKTILNSDHLLDQGRPPRSLMIIGGGYIGLELGQVFHRLGTSITVIDAAERLAPQEDPEVSVELGKIFRRKGWNILTGTKVRGLSAKEDRAEVTLGSGDLISAEKALVAVGRKPVSDGLGLETAGCRTTAQGFVATDTFLRAAPTVFAVGDVNGRFMLAHAAETQGRYVARLAAGRTRKPFDPGVVPSCIYGSPETMRAGRMAHELKAEGKEALISRFQLVANPIAQAHGATSGFVKIVWSGDTVVGACGVGHGVSHLVTLAAVMVREGWTAREVERTVFPHPSVDEALMEALRAERVPA
- the gcvPB gene encoding aminomethyl-transferring glycine dehydrogenase subunit GcvPB; the protein is MKTVFAKSRPGREGVWPEQPAQDVSAYIDPALLRGGAGTTGLPDLSELDTVRHFTELSRKNFGVDSNFYPLGSCTMKYNPKFTEYVAALPGFAGLHPVLPQLKGAGRFCQGALEVMHESERLLCEITGMAGFTLHPMAGAHGELTGVMLIAAYHRDKGNKKTKIICPDSAHGTNPASAALAGYEVVTIESKDGIVDPAVLRAALDDEVAALMMTCPNTLGLFERHLPEIVAALKEVDALLYYDGANLNAIMGKMRVGDAGFDVVHLNLHKTFGTPHGGGGPGSGPVGVSQRLLDYLPISRVVKLEDGQYFLDYDYPKSIGYVAPFYGNFGVVLKAYAYMLRLGREGLIRVSENAVLSANYLRKRLEDYLEIPYNRTCMHEFVASAVQQAAKGVRALDIAKALLDKGTHAPTIYFPLIVKECIMVEPTETESKETLDRFVDDLIEILTRAESDPASVQAAPTTLPVTRLDETLAARGMVLTDDM
- the gcvPA gene encoding aminomethyl-transferring glycine dehydrogenase subunit GcvPA, producing the protein MPYIPHTPEDVREMLAVIGAASVEDLFTEIGPDMRPKRFDLPKGRSEMAVVKHMEHLSARNRSDLVCFIGAGVYDHYIPHAVDALTSRGEFYTAYTPYQPEASQGTLQAIFEYQTAVTRLLGMDCANASVYDGGTALFEAIMMAVRATKRTRVVVSGTVNPIYRTMLASYTCNLNLEFVNVPGRGAETDIEALKAAVDEKTAAVIVQNPNFFGSIEDCTDLFAHAKSKKALSIVSAYPVMQAILKTPGAMGADVAVAEGQSLGMPMSFGGPYLGIMTCTKDMVRQMPGRIVGRTKDTKGRTGYVLTLQAREQHIRRQKATSNICSNQALCAMRALVHMCLLGDEGLRRTAALCVERAHYAAKRLTELPGVTLLNKGSFGNEFAIRLPMSALEAIDKLSAKGFVPGFPLGRYYQGMDDVLLVAVTERRTREEIGVMAELLGGIL